The following proteins are co-located in the Roseovarius arcticus genome:
- a CDS encoding peptidoglycan D,D-transpeptidase FtsI family protein, whose protein sequence is MIRTPLRPLARILPARDKGENPDAIERENIRLRHEAMRDKARRRAEGRLLVLGATFFCAFSVIGLRMGVLAQTEPSEPRTSAAGADILAQRADIVDRSGRILATNFDTHSLYAQPQQMIEPEKTAKELVRIFPELKEERLLRDFTGKRKFLWIKKKISPEQMQAVHEIGEPGLLFGPREMRLYPNGTLAAHVLGGAGFGREGVHAAEVIGVAGIEKYLDERLRDPAQNSKPLTLSLDLPVQAAVERVLRGGMSIMNAKGAAAVLMDVHTGEVISIASLPDFDPNDRPRPLVQGNAADSPLFNRAVQGVYELGSTFKIFAAAQSMELGLVSPNTIIDTSGPMRVSGFSIGEFNRKNYGKISVSDVIVHSSNRGTGRLALEIGAERQQEFLKTLGFFKPVDFEMIEASGGQPLLPKRWTELSTVTISYGHGLSSTPLHLAAGYAAIANGGRYVRPTLLKQDVPQEGARVMSAAVAREARLMLRKVVTDGTASMGEVPGYAVGGKTGTADKPKENGGGYYEDKVIATFASMFPADDPKYVLIVTLDEPVETSGEKPRRTAGWTAVPIASEIVARVAPLLGLRPAIEHAPLAGITQVSMQDGD, encoded by the coding sequence ATGATCCGCACACCACTGCGCCCGCTGGCGCGCATCCTGCCTGCCCGCGACAAGGGCGAGAATCCCGACGCGATCGAGCGCGAGAATATCCGCCTGCGCCACGAGGCGATGCGCGACAAGGCCCGCCGCCGCGCCGAGGGGCGACTGTTGGTACTGGGCGCGACTTTCTTCTGCGCATTTAGCGTAATCGGCCTGCGCATGGGCGTGCTGGCCCAGACCGAGCCGTCAGAGCCACGTACAAGTGCGGCGGGCGCTGATATCCTCGCGCAGCGCGCTGATATTGTGGACCGCTCTGGCCGGATACTGGCAACGAATTTTGACACGCACAGCCTTTATGCGCAGCCTCAGCAGATGATCGAGCCGGAAAAGACCGCCAAGGAGTTGGTCAGGATTTTTCCCGAGTTGAAAGAAGAACGCCTGCTGCGCGATTTTACCGGCAAGCGTAAGTTTCTGTGGATAAAGAAGAAAATTAGCCCTGAGCAAATGCAGGCCGTGCATGAAATTGGCGAGCCGGGCCTTCTGTTTGGCCCGCGCGAGATGCGGCTATACCCCAACGGCACGCTGGCCGCGCATGTCTTGGGCGGTGCAGGGTTTGGCCGCGAGGGGGTGCATGCCGCCGAGGTCATAGGCGTTGCGGGCATCGAGAAATACCTTGACGAACGACTGCGCGATCCGGCGCAAAACAGCAAGCCGCTGACCCTGTCGCTGGACCTGCCTGTGCAGGCGGCGGTAGAGCGTGTGCTGCGCGGCGGCATGAGCATCATGAACGCCAAAGGCGCCGCTGCTGTCTTAATGGACGTCCATACCGGCGAAGTGATTTCTATCGCATCGCTGCCAGATTTCGACCCCAATGATCGCCCCCGCCCGCTGGTGCAGGGCAACGCCGCCGACAGCCCGCTGTTTAACCGCGCGGTTCAAGGCGTCTACGAGCTTGGCTCAACCTTCAAGATTTTTGCAGCGGCCCAAAGCATGGAGCTGGGGCTGGTAAGCCCGAACACCATCATAGATACGTCCGGCCCTATGCGCGTCAGCGGCTTTTCCATAGGCGAATTTAATCGCAAGAATTACGGCAAGATCAGCGTATCGGACGTGATCGTCCACAGCTCGAACAGGGGCACGGGACGCCTTGCGCTCGAGATTGGCGCGGAGCGGCAACAGGAGTTTCTCAAAACGCTCGGTTTTTTCAAGCCTGTCGATTTTGAGATGATCGAGGCATCGGGCGGCCAGCCGTTACTTCCCAAGCGGTGGACAGAGCTGTCGACTGTCACCATTTCCTACGGGCATGGCCTGTCATCGACGCCGCTCCATCTAGCTGCTGGCTATGCGGCAATCGCTAATGGCGGGCGCTACGTTCGCCCCACACTGCTAAAGCAGGACGTCCCGCAAGAGGGCGCTCGCGTCATGTCCGCTGCCGTGGCCCGCGAGGCGCGCCTGATGCTGCGCAAGGTTGTGACCGACGGCACCGCTAGCATGGGCGAGGTGCCGGGTTATGCCGTGGGCGGCAAGACGGGGACAGCCGACAAGCCGAAGGAGAACGGCGGCGGCTACTACGAAGACAAAGTGATCGCCACCTTTGCGTCGATGTTTCCGGCGGATGATCCAAAATACGTGCTGATCGTCACGTTGGATGAGCCGGTCGAGACGTCTGGCGAGAAGCCGCGCCGCACGGCCGGTTGGACAGCCGTGCCCATCGCATCCGAGATCGTCGCGCGGGTCGCGCCACTTTTGGGTCTGCGGCCGGCGATTGAACACGCGCCGTTGGCTGGTATAACGCAGGTATCGATGCAAGACGGCGACTAA
- the murD gene encoding UDP-N-acetylmuramoyl-L-alanine--D-glutamate ligase, which yields MIPVRGYDGARVAVLGLGRSGLSAARSLEAGGAIPICWDDNEAARAKAEEYGFEVLDLSKDGAFHGIATLIVSPGIPHLYPAPNRIVAAAQAAGVPVDNDIGLFFRSFASGDWNDFEQPPRVICVTGSNGKSTTCALIHHILTEAGRASQLAGNIGRGVLDIDPPEDGGAVVLELSSYQTELARALTPDVAVFTNLSPDHLDRHAGLGGYFAAKRRLFAEGGPDRAIIGVDEAEGRFLAGQLSEGAADDRVIRISVESKLTGPGWQVFARKGYLSEYRKGRQTGSIDLRPIKGLPGAHNHQNACAAYAVCRTMGLAPRVIEDAMRSYPGLPHRSQLIAEASGVTYVNDSKATNVDSALKALQAFQNIRWICGGLEKEGGLSALAPALKNVARAYVIGREAAQFAMQLEGCETEVCTTMEAAVRRAHADALPGDTVLLAPGAASFDQYDSFEQRGDDFAACVERALGSGQ from the coding sequence ATGATCCCGGTGCGCGGATACGACGGCGCGCGCGTCGCGGTCCTTGGCCTTGGCCGTTCGGGCCTGTCGGCAGCGCGCAGCCTTGAGGCGGGCGGCGCGATTCCGATATGCTGGGACGATAATGAGGCCGCGCGCGCCAAGGCTGAGGAATATGGCTTTGAGGTGCTGGACCTGTCCAAGGACGGCGCATTTCACGGCATCGCCACCCTCATCGTCAGCCCTGGCATCCCGCACCTCTATCCCGCGCCGAACCGCATCGTCGCGGCGGCGCAGGCGGCGGGCGTGCCGGTAGATAACGATATCGGCCTCTTCTTTCGCTCGTTCGCGTCCGGCGACTGGAACGATTTTGAACAGCCACCACGCGTAATTTGCGTCACCGGATCGAATGGCAAATCGACGACCTGCGCGCTGATCCATCACATCCTGACCGAGGCCGGGCGCGCTTCGCAATTAGCAGGCAACATCGGGCGCGGCGTGCTGGATATCGACCCGCCCGAGGATGGCGGCGCCGTTGTGCTGGAGCTGAGCAGCTATCAGACCGAGCTGGCCCGCGCCCTGACGCCCGATGTCGCGGTTTTCACCAACCTCAGCCCCGACCACCTAGACCGTCACGCGGGCCTCGGCGGCTATTTCGCGGCCAAGCGGCGCCTCTTTGCAGAAGGCGGCCCCGACCGGGCCATTATCGGCGTGGACGAAGCCGAGGGCCGATTTTTGGCCGGCCAACTCAGTGAGGGCGCGGCGGACGACCGCGTTATCCGTATCTCGGTCGAAAGCAAGCTGACCGGCCCCGGCTGGCAGGTGTTCGCGCGCAAGGGGTACTTGTCCGAATACCGCAAAGGAAGGCAAACCGGCAGCATAGATCTGCGCCCGATCAAGGGGTTGCCCGGCGCGCATAACCATCAAAATGCCTGCGCCGCATACGCCGTCTGCCGCACCATGGGCCTGGCCCCGCGTGTGATCGAGGACGCGATGCGCAGCTATCCGGGTCTGCCACATCGCAGCCAACTGATCGCCGAGGCGAGCGGCGTCACTTATGTCAACGACAGCAAGGCCACGAACGTCGATAGCGCGCTCAAGGCATTGCAGGCGTTTCAGAATATCCGCTGGATCTGCGGTGGCCTGGAAAAGGAAGGCGGGCTATCCGCACTGGCCCCGGCGCTGAAAAACGTGGCGCGCGCCTATGTAATTGGCCGCGAGGCGGCGCAGTTCGCGATGCAGCTTGAGGGGTGCGAGACCGAGGTTTGCACGACCATGGAGGCCGCCGTGCGCCGCGCCCACGCTGATGCGCTGCCGGGCGATACAGTGCTGCTGGCGCCGGGCGCTGCCAGTTTCGACCAGTATGACAGCTTCGAGCAGCGCGGCGACGACTTTGCTGCCTGCGTGGAGCGCGCACTCGGGTCTGGTCAATAG
- a CDS encoding 6,7-dimethyl-8-ribityllumazine synthase — MAGSEYTMPRAELEKPAKLLIVVAPFYRDIADNLIAGATAEIEATGATYDLVEVPGALELPTAIGIAERLSNFDGYVALGCVIRGETTHYETVCNDSSRGLTLLGLQGLCVGNGILTVENRDQAEVRADPARMNKGAGAAAAALHLIALTRKWGAPRKGVGFIPGADEMRIAGHSKDKSTA; from the coding sequence ATGGCTGGCAGCGAATACACCATGCCCCGCGCAGAGCTGGAAAAACCCGCAAAGCTGCTGATCGTGGTCGCGCCGTTCTACCGCGATATCGCCGATAATCTGATCGCCGGCGCCACCGCAGAAATCGAGGCAACCGGCGCCACCTATGATCTGGTTGAGGTGCCTGGCGCGCTGGAATTGCCCACTGCCATCGGTATCGCCGAGCGGCTGAGCAATTTCGATGGCTACGTCGCATTGGGCTGCGTCATTCGCGGTGAGACAACGCATTACGAGACGGTTTGCAACGATTCCAGCCGGGGCCTCACGCTGCTGGGGTTGCAGGGCCTTTGCGTGGGCAATGGCATCCTGACAGTGGAAAACCGCGATCAGGCAGAGGTGCGTGCCGATCCCGCCCGGATGAACAAAGGGGCAGGGGCCGCCGCCGCCGCCTTGCATCTGATCGCGCTGACCCGTAAATGGGGCGCTCCGCGTAAGGGCGTAGGATTCATTCCCGGCGCCGACGAGATGCGGATCGCAGGTCACTCCAAGGATAAATCGACAGCATGA
- a CDS encoding UDP-N-acetylmuramoyl-tripeptide--D-alanyl-D-alanine ligase — translation MSLWTAADAAAATGGRMQGDWQANGVSIDTRNLQPGDLFVALKAERDGHDFVAQALEAGAAAALVDHIPGGIAPDAPLLIVPDVLQALEALGRAGRARTVARVIAVTGSVGKTSTKEMLKGVLSGQGRTHAAEASYNNHWGVPLTLARMPVDTEFAVIEIGMNHPGEIAPLARMARPHVAMITTIAAAHLEAFEDLDGIAREKAAIFLGLEPGGMAIINADLPTTPILIAAAKTASAEILTFGEASDAYRLTGATLSDDRTIVSADLPEGPVIFKINSAGRHFAMNGLGVLAAVHALGGDTGLAAPDLARWQPPAGRGTREVLELDSGDAEWTLDLIDDAFNANPASMAAALEVLAAATPRDNIGRITKGRRIAILGDMLELGAGETDMHRALADLPHMSALTTVHCVGPRMRALWDVLPRAQRGLWCEDAGELALKVHSVIDAGDVLLIKGSKGSKVSVIANALRKSGRGGRPSTRDD, via the coding sequence GTGAGCCTCTGGACTGCCGCGGATGCTGCTGCCGCCACTGGGGGGCGCATGCAGGGCGATTGGCAGGCGAACGGTGTCTCGATAGATACGCGGAATTTGCAACCGGGCGATCTGTTTGTCGCGCTGAAGGCCGAGCGGGACGGGCATGATTTTGTTGCGCAGGCGCTAGAGGCGGGGGCCGCTGCAGCGCTCGTTGACCATATCCCCGGCGGCATTGCGCCGGATGCTCCGCTGCTGATCGTGCCGGATGTTTTGCAGGCGCTAGAGGCGCTGGGCCGCGCAGGACGTGCACGCACCGTCGCGCGCGTGATCGCCGTCACCGGATCGGTCGGCAAAACCTCGACCAAGGAAATGCTGAAGGGTGTGCTGTCGGGTCAGGGCCGCACCCATGCCGCTGAGGCGAGTTATAACAACCATTGGGGCGTTCCGCTGACGCTTGCCAGAATGCCCGTCGATACCGAATTTGCCGTGATAGAGATCGGCATGAACCACCCCGGCGAGATCGCGCCACTGGCCCGCATGGCGCGTCCGCATGTGGCGATGATCACCACCATCGCGGCGGCGCATCTGGAGGCGTTCGAGGATCTAGACGGCATCGCGCGCGAAAAGGCCGCCATCTTTCTGGGGCTAGAGCCCGGCGGCATGGCGATCATCAACGCCGACCTGCCTACGACACCGATCCTGATCGCAGCCGCGAAGACCGCGAGCGCCGAAATCCTCACCTTCGGCGAGGCCAGCGATGCCTATCGCCTCACTGGCGCCACCCTTAGCGACGACCGCACCATCGTCAGTGCAGATTTGCCCGAGGGACCGGTTATTTTCAAGATCAACTCGGCAGGCCGCCATTTTGCGATGAATGGCCTTGGGGTTTTGGCTGCGGTCCATGCGCTGGGCGGCGATACCGGCCTTGCTGCGCCCGATTTGGCGCGCTGGCAGCCGCCCGCCGGGCGGGGCACCCGCGAAGTGCTGGAGCTGGATAGCGGCGACGCCGAATGGACGCTGGACCTGATCGACGATGCGTTCAATGCCAATCCCGCATCAATGGCCGCCGCGCTCGAAGTACTGGCCGCCGCCACTCCGCGCGACAATATCGGGCGCATCACCAAGGGGCGGCGCATCGCTATCTTGGGCGACATGCTGGAGCTGGGCGCTGGCGAGACGGACATGCACCGCGCGCTGGCAGACCTGCCGCATATGAGCGCGCTGACCACCGTCCACTGCGTCGGCCCCCGGATGCGCGCCCTTTGGGATGTGCTGCCACGCGCGCAGCGCGGTCTCTGGTGCGAGGATGCAGGGGAACTGGCGCTCAAGGTTCATAGCGTGATAGATGCCGGCGACGTGCTGCTGATCAAGGGATCAAAGGGCAGCAAAGTGAGCGTGATTGCGAACGCTCTGCGAAAATCGGGGCGCGGTGGCCGCCCCAGCACAAGGGATGATTGA
- a CDS encoding UDP-N-acetylmuramoyl-L-alanyl-D-glutamate--2,6-diaminopimelate ligase, whose product MTAGQARTLAELGLAAKGGAQARITGLAIDSRQVRDGTLFAALPGSRVHGGEFIQYALRMGASAILTDAEGARIAADVLAASSAALVVTEDVRAALACSAALWFGAQPEVMVAVTGTNGKTSVASFARQIWESLGLEAINVGTTGVEGSYTAPLAHTTPDAITLHRVLAEAARAGVTHAAMEASSHGLEQRRLDGVQLVAAAFTNFTQDHLDYHQTFEAYFAAKAGLFGRVLPEGGVAVINMDDPRGAEVADLAEARGQDVLRVGRHADAHLCLLNQRFNPTGQSVRFSWLDEVHQVDLPLIGGFQGENLLLAAGLVIGAGADASRVFQVLPEMRTVRGRMQLAATRQSGAAVFVDFAHTPDAVGVAIEALRPHVMGRLIAVIGAGGDRDPGKRPLMGQAAAKHADLVIVTDDNPRSEDPGTIRDAVMAGCPDASNVGDRAEAILRGVDALGPGDALLILGKGHETGQTVGSDVLPFDDAEQASVAVMALDAAQAGEGA is encoded by the coding sequence ATGACAGCAGGGCAGGCAAGGACGTTAGCGGAGTTGGGCCTTGCGGCCAAGGGCGGTGCACAGGCGCGCATTACCGGGCTGGCGATTGACAGCAGGCAGGTGCGCGATGGCACGCTATTTGCGGCCCTTCCAGGCAGCCGCGTGCATGGCGGCGAATTCATACAATACGCGCTGCGCATGGGCGCATCTGCGATCCTGACGGACGCGGAGGGCGCGCGTATCGCAGCCGACGTGCTGGCCGCCTCCAGTGCTGCTCTGGTCGTGACCGAGGACGTGCGCGCTGCTCTGGCCTGCTCCGCCGCCCTGTGGTTCGGCGCGCAGCCCGAAGTGATGGTGGCCGTGACTGGCACCAACGGCAAAACGTCCGTTGCCAGCTTTGCGCGCCAGATTTGGGAGTCGCTGGGGCTGGAGGCGATCAACGTCGGCACCACTGGCGTCGAGGGCAGCTATACCGCGCCGCTGGCACACACCACGCCTGATGCCATCACGCTGCACCGCGTTCTGGCCGAGGCGGCGCGCGCAGGCGTGACCCATGCCGCGATGGAGGCGTCCAGCCACGGGCTGGAGCAACGCCGCCTTGACGGAGTGCAACTGGTCGCGGCGGCGTTTACCAACTTTACGCAGGACCATCTGGATTATCACCAGACGTTCGAGGCGTATTTCGCTGCCAAAGCAGGCCTTTTCGGCCGCGTATTGCCAGAGGGCGGCGTGGCTGTGATCAACATGGACGACCCGCGCGGCGCCGAGGTGGCGGATCTGGCCGAGGCGCGCGGACAGGACGTGCTGCGCGTGGGCCGCCACGCGGATGCACACCTTTGCCTGCTGAACCAGCGGTTCAATCCCACAGGCCAAAGCGTGCGGTTTTCGTGGTTAGACGAGGTCCATCAGGTCGATCTGCCGCTGATCGGGGGCTTTCAGGGTGAAAATCTACTGCTGGCTGCCGGGCTGGTGATTGGCGCGGGCGCCGACGCGAGCCGCGTGTTTCAGGTACTGCCCGAAATGCGCACCGTCCGGGGCCGTATGCAGCTGGCCGCAACCCGCCAGAGCGGTGCGGCCGTGTTCGTTGATTTCGCCCACACACCCGATGCGGTCGGCGTGGCGATTGAGGCACTGCGCCCGCACGTTATGGGCCGGCTCATCGCCGTCATCGGCGCGGGCGGCGACCGCGATCCGGGCAAACGGCCCCTTATGGGGCAGGCTGCGGCCAAGCACGCAGACCTGGTCATCGTCACCGACGACAATCCGCGCAGCGAGGACCCAGGCACCATCCGCGACGCCGTGATGGCAGGCTGCCCTGACGCATCAAACGTGGGCGACCGCGCCGAGGCTATCCTGCGCGGCGTCGATGCACTGGGGCCGGGTGATGCGCTGCTCATTTTGGGCAAGGGACATGAAACCGGCCAGACGGTGGGCAGCGACGTGCTGCCCTTTGACGACGCCGAACAGGCCAGCGTGGCCGTAATGGCGCTGGACGCCGCGCAGGCGGGGGAGGGCGCGTGA
- the ftsL gene encoding cell division protein FtsL, producing the protein MRSLFYVLSALAVIGLAYWAYHENYRTQAAISHAERLEGQIATSRQRLRVLNAEWAYLNRPSRLRELADINFERLQLMPLEAQQFGRVDQVDYPPEVDLRLDFTGSVSVSNQPELEANE; encoded by the coding sequence ATGCGCAGTTTATTTTACGTTCTCAGTGCATTGGCAGTGATCGGACTGGCCTATTGGGCCTATCACGAGAATTACCGCACACAGGCCGCCATTAGCCACGCCGAGCGTCTTGAGGGGCAAATCGCGACATCGCGCCAGCGGCTGCGCGTGCTAAACGCCGAATGGGCCTATCTGAACCGCCCGTCGCGCCTGCGCGAGTTGGCGGACATCAATTTTGAGCGGCTTCAATTGATGCCACTGGAGGCGCAGCAGTTTGGCCGCGTCGATCAGGTGGATTATCCGCCCGAAGTAGACTTGCGCCTCGATTTTACGGGCTCTGTCTCGGTTTCGAACCAGCCTGAGTTGGAGGCAAACGAATGA
- the ribB gene encoding 3,4-dihydroxy-2-butanone-4-phosphate synthase — translation MPESKAYSTPGPVESGLGAAMSPTSEIIAEARAGRMFILVDHEDRENEGDLVIAAEFATPEAINFMATHGRGLICLPMTSERIDRLGLPMMAVNNSSRHETPFTVSIEAREGVSTGISAPDRAHTVATAINEQNTMAALATPGHIFPLRARAGGVLVRAGHTEAAVDIARLAGLNPSGVICEIMKADGTMARLPDLIEFAQEYGLKIGTISDLIAYRHKHDNLVREVRRETVEAHIGGTWEMRIFADEISGTEHIVLIKGDLDDGAPVLARTHALNALEDVLGIGGAPAGKLRSAMQIIADEGRGAIFLFRQPRPELAEELDEDGPRTVKHTGLGSQIMSTMGIHELILVTDNPETRYLGLDAYGISITGTRPLSKG, via the coding sequence ATGCCCGAAAGCAAAGCCTACAGCACGCCCGGCCCAGTCGAATCCGGTCTGGGCGCTGCTATGTCGCCCACGAGCGAAATCATCGCTGAGGCGCGTGCTGGCCGGATGTTCATCCTCGTTGATCATGAGGATCGCGAGAATGAGGGCGATCTGGTAATCGCCGCCGAATTTGCCACACCAGAGGCGATCAATTTCATGGCGACCCATGGCCGCGGTCTGATCTGCCTGCCAATGACCAGCGAGCGGATCGACCGGCTGGGATTGCCGATGATGGCGGTTAACAATTCGTCGCGGCACGAGACGCCATTTACTGTGTCTATCGAGGCGCGCGAGGGCGTCAGCACTGGCATTTCGGCGCCCGACCGGGCACATACAGTCGCCACCGCGATCAATGAGCAAAACACGATGGCCGCATTGGCGACGCCGGGTCACATTTTCCCCCTGCGCGCCCGCGCTGGCGGCGTTTTGGTCCGCGCAGGCCACACAGAGGCGGCAGTCGATATTGCACGCCTCGCCGGGCTGAACCCCTCGGGCGTAATCTGCGAGATTATGAAGGCCGATGGCACCATGGCGCGCCTGCCTGATTTGATCGAATTCGCGCAGGAATACGGGCTGAAAATCGGCACTATCAGCGATCTGATCGCCTACCGTCACAAGCACGATAACCTCGTGCGCGAAGTGCGGCGCGAGACTGTCGAGGCGCATATCGGCGGCACGTGGGAGATGCGCATTTTCGCCGACGAGATATCAGGGACTGAACATATTGTACTGATCAAGGGTGATCTGGACGACGGCGCGCCCGTACTGGCCCGCACGCACGCGCTGAATGCGCTGGAGGATGTGCTTGGCATCGGCGGTGCGCCCGCAGGCAAGCTGCGCAGCGCGATGCAGATCATCGCCGATGAGGGGCGCGGCGCGATATTTCTGTTTCGCCAGCCCCGCCCCGAACTGGCCGAGGAGCTGGACGAGGACGGACCGCGCACTGTCAAACACACCGGTCTCGGCTCGCAGATCATGTCGACGATGGGGATACACGAGCTAATCCTCGTGACCGATAATCCCGAGACGCGGTATCTGGGCCTTGACGCCTATGGCATAAGCATCACGGGCACGCGCCCGCTAAGCAAAGGATAA
- the mraY gene encoding phospho-N-acetylmuramoyl-pentapeptide-transferase, with protein MLYWLTALSDGGDFFNLFRYITFRTGGSFMTALIFGFIFGRPLINVLRKRQGKGQPIRTDGPEGHFIKAGTPTMGGLLIVGALLTSTLLWARLDNAFIWIVLFVTMGFGIIGFADDYAKVSKQNHKGVPGRVRLGLGFLIAAIAAYWAAQYHPDALQYQLALPVFKNTLINLGFFFVPFAMIVIVGAANAVNLTDGLDGLAIMPVMIASSALGIIAYVVGRTDFTEYLDVHYVEGTGEILVFVAGLVGGGLGFLWYNAPPAAVFMGDTGSLALGGALGAIAVATKHEIVLAIVGGLFVVEALSVIIQVLYFKRTGKRVFLMAPIHHHYEKKGWSEPQIVIRFWIVALILAMIGLATLKVR; from the coding sequence ATGTTATATTGGCTCACCGCTTTGTCTGATGGCGGCGATTTTTTCAATCTATTCCGATACATAACATTTCGCACCGGCGGCTCGTTTATGACGGCGCTCATCTTTGGCTTCATCTTTGGACGCCCGCTGATCAACGTGCTGCGCAAGCGGCAGGGCAAGGGCCAGCCGATCCGCACGGACGGCCCCGAAGGACATTTTATCAAGGCGGGTACGCCTACGATGGGCGGACTGCTGATCGTCGGCGCGCTGCTGACCTCCACCCTGCTTTGGGCGCGGCTGGACAATGCGTTTATCTGGATCGTGCTGTTTGTTACGATGGGGTTCGGCATCATCGGATTTGCTGATGATTATGCCAAGGTGTCCAAGCAAAACCATAAGGGCGTGCCGGGCCGGGTGCGCCTTGGCCTCGGATTTTTGATAGCGGCCATCGCAGCTTATTGGGCGGCGCAGTATCATCCCGATGCACTGCAATATCAGCTGGCGCTGCCGGTGTTCAAGAACACGTTGATAAACCTAGGCTTTTTCTTCGTCCCATTCGCCATGATCGTGATCGTCGGCGCGGCCAATGCCGTGAACCTGACCGATGGCCTCGATGGCCTTGCGATCATGCCGGTGATGATCGCGTCCAGCGCGCTGGGCATCATCGCCTATGTCGTCGGGCGCACCGACTTTACCGAATATCTGGACGTGCATTACGTCGAAGGCACCGGTGAGATACTGGTGTTCGTCGCGGGCCTCGTTGGCGGTGGCCTTGGGTTTTTGTGGTACAATGCGCCGCCCGCCGCCGTGTTTATGGGCGACACAGGCTCGCTTGCCCTTGGCGGTGCGCTGGGCGCGATTGCGGTGGCGACCAAGCACGAGATCGTGCTGGCCATCGTCGGCGGCCTGTTTGTGGTCGAGGCGCTGAGTGTTATCATCCAGGTGCTTTATTTCAAACGCACGGGCAAGCGGGTGTTCCTTATGGCCCCGATCCACCACCACTATGAGAAAAAGGGTTGGTCCGAGCCGCAGATCGTCATCCGCTTTTGGATTGTCGCACTTATTCTGGCGATGATCGGGCTGGCGACGCTTAAGGTGCGATGA
- the rsmH gene encoding 16S rRNA (cytosine(1402)-N(4))-methyltransferase RsmH, whose amino-acid sequence MPETSPQTAAPHIPVLIAPLIAAAAPISGTWLDGTLGAGGYARALLEAGADKVIGVDRDPAALAMAAQWAAPYGDRVELVEGVFSKLDEYASDLDGIVLDLGVSSMQLDQAQRGFSFMRDGPLDMRMSQEGPSAADLVNNAEEGELADILYLYGEERASRRIAKSIVRRRGEAPITSTLQLAEIVEKCLPRSKPGQAHPATRSFQAIRIAVNDEYGELIGGLEAAERALRPGGALAVVTFHSIEDRMVKRFLQDRSDGGGGGSRHAPEQATQARQFTQISRKAITADDAELAANPRSRSAKLRVAIRTDAAPGITDRKSMGMPMLKGGK is encoded by the coding sequence ATGCCTGAGACCTCCCCTCAAACCGCCGCCCCACATATCCCTGTATTGATAGCGCCGTTGATCGCCGCCGCTGCACCCATATCCGGCACATGGCTGGATGGTACGCTAGGTGCTGGCGGTTATGCACGAGCGCTGCTAGAGGCGGGCGCTGACAAGGTGATCGGTGTCGACCGCGATCCTGCCGCGCTGGCGATGGCGGCGCAGTGGGCCGCGCCTTATGGCGACCGTGTAGAGCTGGTAGAAGGCGTGTTCTCAAAACTGGACGAGTATGCGAGCGATCTGGACGGTATCGTACTGGATCTCGGTGTTAGCTCGATGCAACTGGATCAGGCGCAACGTGGCTTTTCATTTATGCGTGACGGCCCGCTGGACATGCGGATGAGCCAGGAGGGGCCGTCAGCGGCCGATCTGGTCAACAACGCCGAAGAGGGCGAGCTCGCCGATATCTTGTACCTCTATGGTGAGGAGCGGGCGAGCCGCCGGATTGCGAAGTCTATCGTTCGCAGGCGCGGCGAGGCCCCCATCACATCGACATTGCAACTGGCCGAGATTGTCGAGAAATGCCTGCCAAGGTCCAAGCCGGGGCAGGCGCATCCTGCCACCCGCAGCTTTCAGGCGATCCGGATTGCAGTGAATGACGAATACGGCGAGCTGATCGGCGGGCTTGAGGCGGCCGAGCGCGCGCTGCGCCCCGGCGGCGCGCTGGCTGTCGTGACGTTTCATTCAATCGAGGACCGCATGGTCAAACGATTCTTGCAAGATCGCAGCGACGGCGGCGGCGGCGGCAGTCGCCACGCGCCCGAGCAGGCGACGCAAGCGCGCCAGTTTACGCAAATCAGCCGCAAGGCGATCACGGCTGATGACGCTGAGTTGGCGGCCAACCCGCGGTCCCGCAGCGCGAAATTGCGCGTGGCAATCCGGACGGACGCCGCGCCGGGCATAACGGACCGCAAATCGATGGGTATGCCGATGCTAAAAGGAGGCAAATAA